Proteins found in one Tamandua tetradactyla isolate mTamTet1 chromosome 1, mTamTet1.pri, whole genome shotgun sequence genomic segment:
- the LOC143688390 gene encoding uncharacterized protein LOC143688390: MRQSSFQHANEMSLKSLLRPHSPDKLRVWVTGSPSLEDMPERLGLCLEGKAPEHGGCCPLVTALLGPQGHACTCPVHAVKVYQVPGHPTVKRGSPERATQIQPADC, from the exons ATGCGGCAG tcAAGCTTCCAACATGCGAATGAAATGAGTTTGAAGTCGTTGCTGAGACCACACAGCCCAGACAAGCTCCGGGTTTGGGTTACTGGG TCGCCTTCATTGGAGGACATGCCTGAGCGCCTCGGCCTCTGCTTGGAAGGCAAAGCTCCCGAGCACGGCGGGTGCTGCCCGCTCGTCACTGCTCTCCTCGGACCGCAGGGCCACGCCTGCACCTGCCCAG TGCATGCTGTGAAGGTTTACCAAGTCCCAGGCCACCCCACAGTAAAGAGGGGCTCTCCCGAGAGGGCCACACAGATCCAACCAGCTGATTGTTGA